A window of Campylobacter cuniculorum DSM 23162 = LMG 24588 contains these coding sequences:
- the pglI gene encoding GalNAc(5)-diNAcBac-PP-undecaprenol beta-1,3-glucosyltransferase: protein MPKLSVIIATYRRPDLLLKAIKSVQKQDFKDLEIIVSDDNSKDETEKLVKQMQEKDSRIKYVLNTRYKQGPNGNKNNGLDYAQGEFISFLDDDDELLDGALSELLSKEGYSHILGNCLIEENGVLSSRLSGVGLDKDTELCKKDFLMQKFQGEFFSVFKKSLLKGKRFNENFYGNEATLWVNLYDEKSFYIHKAFRIYRIKREDSVTLNAAKNAHRVYLGYLELALLLETQLELSKDKDYKKACASYYKMAAYYAKFAGEFKKMYFYLYKSLKIKFNLPALILLCLSIIPSSFIAKLSRIRVALCKN from the coding sequence ATGCCTAAACTTTCGGTGATTATAGCAACTTATAGGCGTCCGGATTTATTGCTTAAAGCGATTAAAAGTGTGCAAAAGCAGGATTTTAAAGACTTAGAAATCATTGTAAGCGATGATAATTCCAAAGATGAAACAGAAAAACTTGTTAAGCAAATGCAAGAAAAAGATAGTCGCATTAAATATGTCTTAAACACGCGATACAAACAGGGTCCAAATGGTAATAAAAACAATGGTTTAGATTATGCACAGGGAGAATTTATAAGTTTTTTAGACGATGATGATGAGCTTTTAGATGGTGCTTTAAGTGAGTTATTGTCAAAAGAGGGTTATTCTCATATTTTAGGCAATTGTTTGATTGAAGAAAATGGAGTGTTAAGCTCTCGGTTGAGCGGAGTGGGTTTGGATAAAGATACAGAGCTTTGTAAAAAAGATTTTTTAATGCAAAAATTTCAAGGAGAATTTTTTTCAGTTTTTAAAAAATCTTTACTTAAAGGCAAACGTTTTAATGAAAATTTTTATGGCAATGAAGCCACACTCTGGGTGAATTTATATGATGAAAAAAGTTTTTATATCCATAAAGCTTTTAGAATTTATAGGATTAAAAGAGAGGATAGCGTTACTTTAAATGCAGCAAAGAATGCACATCGTGTTTATTTGGGATATTTAGAACTTGCTTTGCTTTTAGAAACACAATTAGAGCTTAGCAAAGATAAGGACTATAAAAAAGCTTGTGCGAGTTATTATAAAATGGCGGCTTATTATGCTAAATTTGCAGGCGAATTTAAAAAAATGTATTTTTATCTTTATAAAAGTTTGAAAATAAAATTCAATCTCCCCGCTTTAATTTTACTTTGTTTAAGTATAATTCCAAGTAGTTTTATAGCAAAATTATCGCGTATTCGGGTGGCTTTATGCAAAAATTAG
- the pglK gene encoding BC-type lipopolysaccharide transporter PglK — MLKKLFFILSQEDKKFLFSLLIFSVFISFIESFAISLIMPFVALASDFSYFEKNAILMKIKEYFALPSYELIVYFGILLVIFYVFRAFLNAYYFHLLAQFSKGRYHNIALRVFSAFLSSDYESFTRKNQSEILKSITGEVYNLSTMLASFLLMMSEIFVLILLYALMLLIDYKITLFLSVFMILNAFILVKILAPIVKKAGLKREEAMKNFFEILNTNLNNFKFIKLKTKEQGVLNLFKEQSLAFSKANITSETVAALPRIYLEGVGFCVLVLIVVFLVFANKSDISNILATISIFVLALYRLMPSANRILTSYHDLLYYRSSLEIIYQILNQKKENLGDEKLEFKKELRLENLGFGYEGKNLLFKNINLSIKKGEKIAFIGESGSGKSTLVDLIIGLLTPKEGQIYIDNTALNSKNIKNYRQKIGYIPQQIYLFNDSIAKNISFGDEAKESFLKELIQKVHLEKFIKNLPQGIDTQVGDGGSNLSGGQKQRIAIARALFLNPEILVLDEATSALDSNIEAKIMDAIYELAKDKTMIIIAHRLSTIENCDKIYKLERGKLILERAR; from the coding sequence GTGTTAAAAAAACTTTTTTTTATATTGAGTCAAGAGGATAAAAAATTTTTATTTTCTTTGCTGATTTTTTCGGTATTTATTTCTTTTATAGAAAGCTTTGCAATCTCTTTAATTATGCCTTTTGTTGCTTTAGCGAGTGATTTTTCGTATTTTGAAAAAAATGCAATTTTGATGAAAATTAAAGAATACTTTGCCCTACCTAGCTATGAGCTTATTGTTTATTTTGGAATTTTGCTTGTTATTTTTTATGTTTTTAGAGCCTTTTTAAATGCTTATTATTTTCATCTTTTGGCTCAATTTTCAAAAGGCAGATACCACAATATAGCTCTTAGGGTCTTTTCCGCCTTTTTAAGTTCTGATTATGAGAGTTTCACGCGAAAAAATCAATCCGAAATTCTTAAGAGCATTACAGGAGAGGTGTATAATCTTAGCACGATGTTAGCGTCTTTTTTGCTTATGATGAGTGAAATTTTTGTATTGATTTTACTCTACGCTTTAATGCTTTTAATTGATTATAAAATCACTTTATTTTTGAGTGTTTTTATGATTTTAAATGCTTTCATTTTAGTTAAAATTTTAGCCCCCATTGTCAAAAAAGCAGGCTTAAAAAGAGAAGAAGCGATGAAGAATTTTTTTGAAATTTTAAATACAAATTTAAATAATTTTAAATTCATCAAACTTAAAACAAAAGAACAAGGTGTTTTAAATCTTTTTAAAGAGCAAAGTCTGGCTTTTAGCAAAGCAAATATTACAAGCGAAACCGTCGCAGCCTTGCCACGTATTTATCTTGAGGGTGTAGGTTTTTGTGTGCTTGTATTGATTGTTGTGTTTTTGGTATTTGCGAATAAAAGTGATATTTCAAATATCTTAGCTACAATTTCTATCTTTGTTTTAGCCCTTTATCGCTTAATGCCAAGTGCAAATCGCATTCTTACAAGTTATCATGATTTGCTTTATTATCGCTCTTCTTTGGAGATTATTTATCAAATTTTAAATCAAAAAAAAGAAAATTTAGGCGATGAAAAGCTTGAATTTAAAAAAGAACTTCGTTTGGAAAATTTGGGTTTTGGATATGAGGGTAAAAATCTTTTGTTTAAAAATATCAATTTAAGTATTAAAAAAGGTGAAAAAATCGCTTTTATCGGTGAAAGTGGAAGCGGTAAAAGCACTCTAGTGGATTTAATCATAGGGCTTTTAACTCCTAAAGAAGGTCAAATTTATATCGATAATACCGCACTTAATTCTAAAAATATAAAAAATTACCGACAAAAAATCGGCTACATCCCGCAACAAATTTATCTTTTTAATGATAGCATTGCCAAAAATATTTCTTTTGGAGATGAAGCAAAAGAAAGTTTTCTTAAAGAACTCATACAAAAAGTGCATCTTGAAAAATTCATTAAAAATCTCCCTCAAGGCATTGACACACAGGTAGGAGATGGAGGGAGCAATTTAAGCGGAGGACAAAAACAAAGGATAGCCATAGCAAGAGCACTTTTTTTAAATCCCGAAATTCTCGTTTTAGATGAAGCCACTTCAGCCCTTGATAGCAATATAGAAGCTAAAATAATGGACGCAATCTATGAACTTGCTAAGGATAAAACGATGATTATTATTGCTCACAGGCTTTCAACGATTGAAAATTGCGATAAAATTTATAAACTCGAGCGAGGAAAACTCATCTTAGAAAGGGCAAGATGA
- a CDS encoding glycosyltransferase family 4 protein — protein sequence MKILLTINTMVIGGGTERVVCNLANAFAERGHEISIFALYKKGANLSRLHSKDIQVKLSTRRLGFKKPKNRWGKILREFLRLLITPLNVYLLYQCRRDFENLICKENPDFIICNATYDTLDGIIAKYIEKAIKITHVDYKNHIIYHNFSIFPHIVLLSSKELKSFQAKYPKSHFSIIPNFIPTIPKESTNHAQKIVLSVGRLVEQKGFSRLIEIWDLVQKNQAFREWKLHIVGEGGLEQELREQISAKNLNDSIILKPFTKEIEKEYLSASIYVMTSLYEGFGMVLVESGSFALPSVAFDVKTGPSDIIEDSKTGFLIEDNALESFVKKLCVLMENQNLREQMGNAAKKRMQEKFSKEVIMEKWEELFESLKA from the coding sequence ATGAAAATATTATTGACAATAAACACTATGGTGATAGGGGGGGGGACTGAACGCGTTGTTTGCAATCTTGCCAATGCTTTTGCAGAAAGAGGACATGAGATAAGCATCTTTGCATTGTATAAAAAGGGAGCGAATTTGTCGCGATTGCATTCTAAGGACATTCAAGTTAAACTTTCCACCCGTCGCTTAGGATTTAAGAAGCCCAAGAATAGATGGGGTAAGATTCTAAGAGAGTTTTTACGCCTTTTGATAACACCACTGAATGTCTATTTGCTCTATCAATGCAGAAGGGATTTTGAGAATCTCATTTGCAAAGAAAACCCCGATTTTATCATTTGCAATGCAACTTATGATACACTCGATGGAATCATTGCAAAATATATAGAAAAAGCCATTAAAATAACACATGTAGACTACAAAAACCACATAATATATCATAATTTCTCAATCTTCCCTCACATTGTTTTGCTTAGCTCCAAAGAACTCAAATCATTCCAAGCAAAATATCCAAAGAGTCATTTTTCTATCATTCCAAATTTCATTCCCACAATCCCTAAAGAAAGCACAAATCATGCACAAAAGATTGTTTTGAGTGTGGGGAGATTAGTAGAACAAAAAGGATTTTCACGTTTGATTGAAATTTGGGACTTGGTGCAAAAAAATCAAGCCTTTAGAGAGTGGAAATTACACATTGTCGGCGAGGGAGGATTAGAACAAGAGCTTAGAGAGCAAATTAGTGCAAAGAATCTTAATGATTCTATTATACTAAAACCCTTTACAAAAGAGATTGAAAAGGAATATTTAAGTGCAAGCATTTATGTGATGACGAGTTTGTATGAGGGCTTTGGAATGGTTTTGGTTGAGAGTGGAAGTTTTGCTCTACCAAGCGTTGCCTTTGATGTAAAGACGGGTCCTAGTGATATAATAGAAGATTCAAAAACAGGCTTTTTGATTGAGGATAATGCCCTTGAGAGCTTTGTAAAAAAACTCTGTGTTTTAATGGAGAATCAAAACTTAAGGGAACAAATGGGCAATGCAGCCAAAAAGCGTATGCAAGAAAAATTTTCTAAAGAGGTGATTATGGAAAAATGGGAGGAATTGTTTGAGAGTTTGAAGGCTTAG
- a CDS encoding 3'-5' exonuclease, whose product MKNEGYICIFDCESIPDSELIRKCFGFEGNDLEVSLKALEQEKQKNGNEFLALPFHKIVSICAVISDHFGRFIKVNKIEGEDEKTMIDNFFDFIEKYKPRLVSFNGKNYDMPLLVLRALKYNIKAASYLDTQTDKWNNYKTRFSELKHCDLFESLGAFKGLRLDTLCLMTDLPGKYDVSGDLVMNLYYENQLEKIHEYCESDTLNTYMLFLKYELIKGNLNEDDYVDFLALMKQYLSEKKAHRGYLEVFVKACENEILKMRN is encoded by the coding sequence ATGAAAAATGAAGGTTATATTTGCATTTTTGATTGTGAGAGCATTCCGGATAGTGAGCTTATCCGCAAATGTTTTGGTTTTGAAGGAAATGATTTGGAGGTGAGTTTAAAGGCTTTGGAGCAAGAAAAGCAAAAAAATGGAAATGAATTTTTAGCCCTGCCTTTTCACAAAATCGTTAGCATTTGTGCGGTCATTAGCGACCATTTTGGACGATTCATAAAGGTCAATAAAATTGAAGGTGAAGATGAAAAAACGATGATTGATAATTTTTTTGATTTTATAGAAAAATATAAGCCAAGACTTGTGAGTTTTAATGGCAAAAATTATGATATGCCTTTGCTTGTTTTAAGGGCTTTAAAATACAATATCAAGGCTGCGAGTTATTTAGACACTCAAACAGATAAATGGAATAATTACAAAACGCGATTTAGTGAGCTTAAGCATTGTGATTTATTCGAATCTTTGGGAGCTTTTAAGGGTTTAAGACTTGATACTCTTTGTTTGATGACAGATTTGCCCGGAAAATATGATGTAAGCGGGGATTTGGTCATGAATCTTTATTATGAAAATCAGCTTGAAAAAATTCATGAATATTGCGAAAGTGATACGCTTAACACCTACATGCTTTTTTTAAAATATGAGTTGATTAAGGGAAATTTAAATGAAGATGATTATGTGGATTTTCTCGCTTTGATGAAGCAATATTTAAGCGAAAAAAAGGCTCATCGTGGTTATTTGGAAGTGTTTGTTAAAGCTTGTGAGAATGAAATTTTAAAAATGAGGAATTAA
- the galE gene encoding UDP-glucose 4-epimerase GalE yields the protein MKILITGGAGYIGSHTLRQFLKTSHELYVLDNLSKGSQTSLEDLSRIRNFEFFKQDLSDFKGLKELFKTQKFDAVVHFAASIEVFESMQNPLKYYINNTANTANLIQTCLENGVFKFIFSSTAATYGEPKTPVVSETSPLMPINPYGKSKLMSEELLRDASVAFPEFKHCILRYFNVAGACMDFKLGQRYPKATLLIKVAAEVAAGKREKLFIFGEDYETKDGTCIRDFIHVDDISSAHLVALEYLKDNASDVFNVGYGHGFSVKEVIETMKKVSGVDFKVEIAARRAGDPSVLISDASKIRSLTSWQPQFDDLELICRSAFEWEKQC from the coding sequence ATGAAAATTTTAATTACAGGCGGAGCGGGTTATATAGGCTCTCACACCTTGAGACAATTTTTAAAAACCTCGCATGAACTTTACGTTTTGGATAATCTTTCTAAGGGGTCTCAAACTTCACTTGAGGATTTAAGTCGCATTAGAAATTTTGAATTTTTTAAACAGGATTTAAGTGATTTTAAAGGACTTAAAGAGCTTTTTAAAACGCAAAAATTTGACGCTGTGGTGCATTTTGCTGCAAGTATTGAGGTGTTTGAAAGTATGCAAAATCCTTTAAAATATTATATCAATAACACAGCTAATACTGCAAATCTCATACAAACTTGCCTTGAAAATGGGGTTTTTAAATTCATCTTTTCATCAACAGCTGCCACTTATGGAGAGCCTAAGACTCCGGTGGTGAGTGAAACAAGCCCTTTAATGCCGATTAATCCTTATGGTAAGAGTAAATTGATGAGCGAAGAACTTTTAAGGGACGCAAGTGTGGCTTTTCCTGAATTTAAGCATTGTATTTTAAGATATTTTAATGTTGCAGGAGCTTGTATGGACTTTAAACTTGGACAAAGATACCCAAAGGCAACCTTGCTGATAAAAGTCGCAGCTGAAGTCGCAGCAGGTAAGAGGGAGAAGCTTTTTATTTTTGGTGAAGATTATGAAACCAAAGATGGAACTTGCATTAGAGATTTCATCCATGTCGATGACATTTCAAGTGCCCATTTAGTGGCTTTAGAATATCTTAAAGACAATGCAAGTGATGTTTTTAATGTCGGCTATGGACACGGCTTTAGTGTTAAAGAGGTGATTGAAACGATGAAAAAGGTGAGCGGGGTGGATTTTAAAGTAGAAATTGCTGCACGTCGTGCAGGAGACCCTAGTGTTTTAATTTCAGATGCTTCTAAAATTCGCTCTCTTACTTCGTGGCAACCTCAATTTGATGATTTAGAACTCATTTGCAGGAGTGCCTTTGAGTGGGAAAAGCAGTGTTAA
- the pglH gene encoding GalNAc-alpha-(1->4)-GalNAc-alpha-(1->3)-diNAcBac-PP-undecaprenol alpha-1,4-N-acetyl-D-galactosaminyltransferase, with product MKITFIIATLNSGGAERVLVTLANALCKEHEICIIKFHKEDSFYPLEHEICVKTLPEFRFDTIYHKIASRFKKFFALRLALKESKSDVFISFLDTTNIACIVAKWGLRTPLIISEHSHQSYLKPKIWRFLRRMSYPYANALTVLSSSDKNYYENFVKRVILLPNPCHFTLENKEFKKENLVLFVGRLDKNKNPQMFIRAFENLEENLRQNCEFIVAGDGELKEELKLRAKGLNIKFLGKVEDIKSLYERAKVLCLCSFIEGLPTVLIESLYFEVCRISSAYTAGAKDLIEDLKDGFIVPCDDDLAMAERISLVLNDEQLRLNLVCEAKKRCENYEISNIKEKWLVLIKELREHA from the coding sequence ATGAAAATCACTTTTATCATAGCGACCTTAAATTCTGGCGGGGCTGAAAGGGTTTTGGTTACCTTAGCAAATGCATTGTGTAAAGAGCATGAAATTTGTATTATAAAATTCCACAAAGAAGATTCTTTTTATCCTCTTGAGCATGAAATTTGTGTCAAAACCCTGCCCGAATTTCGCTTTGATACAATCTATCATAAGATTGCAAGTCGTTTTAAGAAATTTTTTGCCTTACGTTTAGCCCTTAAAGAGAGCAAGAGCGATGTTTTTATTTCTTTTTTAGATACAACAAATATTGCTTGTATCGTTGCAAAATGGGGTTTAAGAACTCCTTTAATCATCAGTGAGCATAGTCATCAAAGTTATTTAAAACCTAAAATTTGGAGATTTTTAAGAAGGATGAGCTATCCTTATGCCAATGCTTTAACAGTGCTTTCAAGTTCGGATAAGAATTATTATGAAAATTTTGTTAAAAGGGTGATTTTACTTCCAAATCCTTGTCATTTTACCTTAGAAAACAAAGAATTCAAAAAAGAAAATCTTGTGCTTTTTGTCGGGAGATTAGATAAAAATAAAAATCCTCAAATGTTTATCAGAGCCTTTGAAAATTTAGAGGAAAATTTGCGTCAAAATTGCGAATTTATAGTTGCTGGAGATGGGGAGCTTAAAGAAGAATTAAAATTAAGGGCTAAGGGCTTGAATATCAAATTTTTAGGTAAGGTTGAGGATATAAAAAGCCTTTATGAGAGGGCTAAAGTGCTTTGTCTTTGTTCTTTTATAGAGGGTTTGCCTACGGTTTTGATTGAAAGTTTGTATTTTGAGGTGTGTAGAATTTCGAGTGCTTATACAGCTGGGGCAAAGGATTTGATTGAGGATTTAAAAGATGGCTTTATTGTGCCTTGTGATGATGATTTGGCTATGGCAGAAAGGATAAGTTTGGTTTTAAATGATGAACAATTAAGACTTAATTTGGTTTGCGAAGCCAAAAAAAGATGTGAAAACTATGAAATTTCAAATATTAAAGAAAAATGGCTGGTTTTAATCAAGGAGTTAAGAGAACATGCCTAA
- a CDS encoding lipid A biosynthesis lauroyl acyltransferase, which translates to MFKERIYIFIYYFLKMIVFILPKSLLNFLALFVAQITFWCNSKHRKIIDINLKLCFPEKSPEERKQIALKIYQNFAKFGIDCIENQNTTKEKILKKVHFDNEELLIKAVHSKRSLILTTAHYGNWELCALAYAARFGAMSIVSRALDSKAMDKILSQNRTQFDMQIIDKKGGLKKMIKALKDKRTLGILTDQDASANESMRVKFFDKEVNFLMGASVIAKKMDALLLSAFIYQKEGKYHIKCFEIQDSRLKSSEELTFYQAKCCEEMIKFKPDEYFFFHKRFRSFDKELYKN; encoded by the coding sequence ATGTTTAAAGAGAGAATTTATATTTTTATTTACTATTTTCTCAAGATGATTGTTTTTATTTTACCAAAATCGCTATTGAATTTTCTTGCTTTATTTGTAGCTCAAATCACCTTTTGGTGCAATAGCAAACACAGAAAAATCATCGACATCAATCTCAAACTTTGCTTTCCGGAAAAAAGCCCCGAAGAAAGAAAACAAATTGCTTTAAAAATTTATCAAAATTTTGCAAAATTTGGTATTGATTGCATAGAGAATCAAAACACAACTAAGGAGAAAATTCTCAAAAAAGTGCATTTTGATAATGAAGAGCTCTTAATCAAAGCTGTTCATTCTAAAAGGAGTTTGATACTCACTACAGCTCATTATGGAAATTGGGAACTTTGTGCACTTGCTTATGCGGCAAGATTTGGGGCAATGTCGATTGTAAGTAGAGCCTTAGACAGCAAGGCAATGGATAAAATTTTAAGTCAAAACCGCACTCAATTTGATATGCAAATCATCGATAAAAAGGGGGGGTTAAAAAAAATGATTAAAGCCCTTAAAGACAAAAGGACTTTAGGCATTTTAACTGACCAAGATGCAAGTGCGAATGAAAGCATGAGGGTAAAATTTTTTGATAAAGAAGTGAATTTTTTAATGGGTGCGAGTGTGATTGCTAAAAAAATGGATGCCTTGCTTTTGAGTGCTTTTATCTACCAAAAAGAAGGAAAATATCATATCAAATGCTTTGAAATTCAAGATTCAAGACTTAAAAGTAGCGAAGAACTGACATTTTATCAAGCAAAATGTTGCGAAGAGATGATAAAATTTAAACCTGATGAGTATTTTTTCTTTCATAAAAGATTTAGAAGTTTTGATAAAGAGCTTTATAAAAATTAA
- the waaC gene encoding lipopolysaccharide heptosyltransferase I: MKIAIIRLSALGDIIQSAVILQFIKGLKKDIELHWFVDEKFKDILENHPLIDRLYALPLKDKKIYKTLKILFKARKNRYDFALDLQGLIKSALTSRILSPNNFGFDKFSLKESFASIFYHQKFAMSYNENVFVRYLSLSAFMLNAEFEPKDIYFKQAVFNVDKNITQSLFEELEWKEKNILLHVGSSEKNKIYPKEKLIKLCSLITQDETLKIFLCWGNDFEKEMAKEIAKTHQNIEVLRKMSLKELIALTKMMDLIIGNDSGPTHLAFAMNKASITIFGATPSKRNSFETSINKTIDAGKKITNAKHINKKDFCITQINERDIFALVKELLYV, translated from the coding sequence ATGAAAATAGCAATCATTCGTCTGTCTGCACTTGGAGATATTATCCAAAGTGCGGTAATTTTGCAGTTTATTAAAGGATTAAAAAAAGACATAGAACTTCACTGGTTTGTCGATGAAAAATTCAAAGATATACTTGAAAATCATCCTTTAATTGACCGCCTTTACGCTCTGCCTCTAAAAGACAAAAAGATTTATAAAACCCTCAAAATACTCTTTAAAGCAAGGAAAAATCGCTATGATTTTGCTCTAGACCTACAAGGACTCATCAAATCCGCTCTTACAAGCCGCATCTTAAGTCCTAATAATTTTGGTTTTGATAAATTCAGCCTTAAAGAAAGTTTTGCGTCAATTTTTTATCATCAAAAATTTGCAATGAGTTATAATGAAAATGTATTTGTGCGGTATTTAAGTTTGAGTGCTTTTATGCTAAATGCTGAATTTGAACCTAAGGATATTTATTTTAAACAAGCCGTATTTAATGTCGATAAAAACATAACTCAAAGCCTTTTTGAAGAATTAGAATGGAAAGAAAAAAACATACTCTTGCATGTGGGCTCAAGTGAAAAAAATAAAATTTATCCTAAGGAAAAATTAATCAAACTTTGTTCCTTAATCACTCAAGATGAAACACTTAAGATTTTTCTTTGCTGGGGAAATGACTTTGAAAAAGAAATGGCAAAAGAGATTGCAAAAACTCATCAAAATATCGAAGTACTTAGAAAAATGAGCTTAAAAGAACTCATAGCCTTAACAAAAATGATGGATTTAATCATAGGAAACGATAGCGGTCCTACGCATTTAGCCTTTGCAATGAATAAAGCTTCCATTACAATTTTTGGAGCAACTCCTAGTAAAAGAAACTCTTTTGAAACGAGTATTAATAAAACGATTGATGCGGGAAAAAAAATCACTAATGCTAAACATATCAACAAAAAAGATTTTTGTATCACTCAAATTAATGAAAGGGATATTTTTGCTTTGGTTAAGGAATTGCTTTATGTTTAA
- a CDS encoding glycosyltransferase family 4 protein — protein sequence MERVVCNLANAFAERGHEISIFTLYKKGADLSRLRSKDIQVKLSTRRLGFKKPKNKGGKILREFLRLLITPLNAYLLYQCKRDFEKLVCKENPDFIICNAPFNTLNKVVAKHAEIRFIKVLHTSYEDHRIRHHNFSIFPHIVLLSSKELKSFQAKYPKSHFSIIPNFIPTIPKESTNHAQKIVLSVGRLVEQKGFSRLIEIWDLVQKNQAFREWKLHIVGEGGLEQELREQISAKNLNDSIILKPFTKEIEKEYLSASIYVMTSLYEGMPMVLLEASSFALPSVAFDVNTGPSDIIEDSKTGFLIEDNALESFAKKLCVLMENQNLREQMGNAAKKRMQEKFSKEVIMEKWEELFESLKIKERQS from the coding sequence ATTGAACGCGTTGTGTGCAATCTCGCTAATGCTTTTGCAGAGAGAGGGCATGAGATAAGCATCTTTACATTGTATAAAAAGGGAGCGGATTTGTCGCGATTGCGTTCTAAGGACATTCAAGTCAAACTTTCCACCCGTCGCTTAGGATTTAAGAAGCCTAAAAATAAAGGAGGCAAGATTCTAAGAGAGTTTTTGCGCCTTTTGATAACACCACTAAATGCCTATTTACTCTATCAATGCAAAAGGGATTTTGAGAAACTCGTTTGCAAAGAAAACCCCGATTTTATCATTTGCAACGCCCCCTTTAATACGCTCAATAAAGTTGTTGCAAAACATGCGGAGATAAGATTTATAAAGGTCTTGCACACGAGTTATGAAGATCATAGAATTCGCCATCATAATTTCTCAATCTTTCCTCACATTGTTTTGCTTAGCTCCAAAGAACTCAAATCATTCCAAGCAAAATATCCAAAGAGTCATTTTTCTATCATTCCAAATTTCATTCCCACAATCCCTAAAGAAAGCACAAATCATGCACAAAAGATTGTTTTGAGTGTGGGGAGATTAGTAGAACAAAAAGGATTTTCGCGTTTGATTGAAATTTGGGACTTGGTGCAAAAAAATCAAGCCTTTAGAGAGTGGAAATTACACATTGTCGGCGAGGGAGGATTAGAACAAGAGCTTAGAGAGCAAATTAGTGCAAAAAATCTTAATGATTCTATTATACTAAAACCCTTTACAAAAGAGATTGAAAAGGAATATTTAAGTGCAAGCATTTATGTGATGACGAGTTTGTATGAGGGTATGCCTATGGTGCTCTTAGAGGCAAGTTCTTTTGCTCTGCCAAGTGTTGCTTTTGATGTAAATACTGGTCCTAGCGATATTATAGAAGATTCAAAAACAGGCTTTTTGATTGAGGATAATGCCCTTGAGAGCTTTGCAAAAAAACTCTGTGTTTTAATGGAGAATCAAAACTTAAGGGAACAAATGGGCAATGCAGCCAAAAAGCGTATGCAAGAAAAATTTTCTAAAGAGGTGATTATGGAAAAATGGGAGGAATTGTTTGAGAGTTTGAAAATAAAAGAGAGACAATCATGA